In Musa acuminata AAA Group cultivar baxijiao chromosome BXJ2-3, Cavendish_Baxijiao_AAA, whole genome shotgun sequence, the following proteins share a genomic window:
- the LOC135606567 gene encoding trihelix transcription factor PTL-like, whose amino-acid sequence MDLQDLHNLIAGKPGFSAVSAVSDPAHFLGQHHSSFIAAPGPDQQYGMLVAGSRGGEVDLPPPPPPPPLPPPGMESFGFYETAFGGGGGQGRWPRQETLTLLEVRSRLDSRFREAAHKGPLWDEVSRIMAEEHGYHRSGKKCREKLENLYKYYKKTKEGKAGRQDGKHYRFFRQLEALYGGSSSATTEIIQPCSKPTYASALPSNREALQVSRFSGNVSLSSSSEFDGTSSTGEEGEQEDGSMRRAKTGRKSWKSKVEELVDEQIKRFIEVQETWMNQMLRTLEHMEQARISREEDWRRQEAERVDREYGLWASERAWMEARDAAIIQALEKISRRELRPQPQEDRSANGEHGDEADGNWAAQRWPESETASLVRIRRSVEAEFGEGGSGKVGLWGEVSAAMACLGTNRSAKGCKEKWDDVNKRSRKAKESQKKRRRSGLTNKHGEGSCSEPSGCHEEGEQGSDVAGGFALADGPPDFDGGVNGVNEISFLFSVGEDESLWANNGGVRNTGG is encoded by the exons ATGGACCTGCAGGACCTCCATAATCTCATCGCCGGTAAGCCCGGCTTCTCCGCCGTCTCCGCCGTATCCGACCCCGCGCATTTTCTGGGCCAACACCACAGCAGCTTCATCGCCGCGCCCGGTCCCGACCAGCAGTACGGGATGCTCGTGGCGGGCAGTCGCGGCGGCGAAGTTGATCTTCCGCCGCCACCCCCGCCTCCCCCGCTGCCGCCACCGGGAATGGAAAGCTTTGGGTTCTACGAGACGGCTTTCGGTGGTGGCGGGGGTCAAGGGCGGTGGCCGAGACAGGAAACGCTGACTCTGTTGGAGGTGAGATCCCGGCTGGACTCCAGGTTCAGGGAAGCTGCCCACAAGGGTCCGCTGTGGGATGAGGTCTCCAG GATCATGGCAGAGGAGCATGGATACCATAGGAGCGGGAAGAAATGCAGGGAGAAGCTGGAGAACTTGTACAAGTACTACAAGAAGACCAAGGAAGGGAAGGCAGGGAGGCAGGATGGGAAGCACTATAGGTTCTTCAGGCAATTGGAGGCTCTCTATGGAGGGAGCAGTAGCGCCACCACCGAGATCATTCAACCATGCTCTAAACCTACCTATGCTTCCGCTCTACCGTCAAACCGAGAAGCATTGCAGGTTTCCAGGTTCTCTGGGAACGTTAGCTTGTCGAGTTCTAGTGAATTCGATGGGACCTCATCGACCGGAGAAGAGGGAGAACAGGAGGACGGAAGTATGAGGAGAGCAAAGACGGGAAGAAAGAGTTGGAAGTCGAAGGTGGAGGAGTTGGTCGACGAGCAGATCAAGAGGTTCATAGAGGTGCAAGAGACGTGGATGAACCAGATGCTGAGGACACTGGAGCACATGGAACAGGCGAGGATCTCCCGGGAGGAAGACTGGAGAAGGCAGGAAGCGGAGAGGGTCGACCGAGAGTACGGCCTCTGGGCCAGCGAGCGAGCGTGGATGGAGGCGCGCGACGCCGCCATTATACAGGCGTTGGAGAAGATAAGCCGCCGCGAGCTGAGACCGCAACCGCAAGAGGATCGGAGCGCGAACGGGGAACATGGCGATGAAGCCGACGGCAACTGGGCGGCTCAGAGATGGCCCGAGTCTGAGACCGCCAGTCTTGTCAGGATCAGGAGAAGCGTGGAGGCGGAGTTCGGAGAGGGTGGGAGCGGTAAGGTCGGCCTGTGGGGGGAGGTCTCGGCCGCCATGGCTTGCTTGGGGACCAACCGGAGTGCGAAGGGGTGCAAGGAGAAGTGGGACGACGTCAACAAGCGCTCGAGGAAAGCCAAGGAGAGCCAGAAGAAGCGGAGGAGAAGTGGCTTGACGAACAAGCACGGCGAAGGTTCGTGCAGCGAGCCAAGTGGCTGCCACGAGGAGGGAGAGCAAGGATCGGACGTGGCGGGGGGTTTTGCGCTTGCTGATGGTCCTCCGGATTTCGATGGTGGAGTCAATGGAGTCAACGAGATATCTTTCTTGTTCTCGGTGGGCGAAGATGAGAGCCTGTGGGCGAACAACGGTGGTGTGAGGAATACAGGTGGATGA
- the LOC135608090 gene encoding uncharacterized protein LOC135608090, with protein sequence MRDLAGCLANQAVRVAEATCSVNGHSSVAEQSPVQNTITCFYRTTLSTRRELLTGVTWSKYPAGASLSVMVEDSSSSSSFSGTLIKPNVVNSQLLRKKKGSRSFVVGNSAVSLYWDVSAATYESAPEPTRGFFVVMIADAEFGLLLGDMCGEFVKKLENPPPIAKFFMSSRREQVRGTTLYATRAQLGDGGKQHEITIRCKGDELDTEGSEIFISVDKKKLVSVKTPTWNFRGNQTIFVDGLAVDVLWDVHDWWFCEASHCARFMFWRRSTSEIRLWSDEELAPNISGFSLLIQAFKSQ encoded by the coding sequence ATGAGAGATCTTGCCGGTTGCTTGGCGAACCAAGCTGTCAGAGTTGCAGAAGCCACATGCTCGGTGAACGGGCACTCGTCGGTGGCCGAACAAAGCCCGGTTCAGAACACCATCACTTGCTTCTACAGAACCACCCTCTCCACCCGGAGGGAGCTGCTCACCGGCGTCACCTGGTCCAAGTACCCAGCCGGCGCATCCCTCTCTGTCATGGTCGAAGacagctcctcctcctcgtccttctcCGGTACTCTGATCAAGCCCAATGTCGTGAATTCCCAGCTCCTGCGGAAGAAGAAAGGCAGCCGGTCGTTCGTAGTCGGCAACTCGGCCGTCAGCCTTTACTGGGACGTCTCCGCCGCCACCTATGAGTCGGCGCCTGAGCCCACCAGGGGTTTCTTCGTCGTGATGATCGCCGACGCGGAGTTCGGTCTGCTGCTCGGTGATATGTGCGGGGAGTTCGTCAAAAAGCTGGAGAACCCGCCACCGATCGCAAAGTTCTTCATGTCGAGCAGGAGAGAGCAGGTGCGCGGCACCACTCTCTACGCCACCAGGGCTCAGCTCGGCGACGGGGGGAAGCAGCACGAGATAACGATCAGGTGCAAGGGAGACGAGCTGGACACCGAGGGCTCGGAGATCTTCATCTCCGTCGACAAGAAGAAGCTGGTCAGCGTGAAGACACCGACATGGAACTTCCGAGGGAACCAGACAATATTCGTGGACGGATTGGCCGTCGACGTGCTGTGGGACGTGCACGACTGGTGGTTCTGCGAAGCCTCCCACTGCGCTCGCTTCATGTTCTGGCGGAGGAGCACGTCGGAGATCAGGCTGTGGTCGGACGAGGAACTGGCGCCGAACATCTCTGGGTTCTCTCTATTGATCCAAGCCTTCAAGAGCCAATGA